ACGTTATGGCGCCGTGGTCACGATGTTACACTTTTTGAAAAGTCGAATTACGTTGGCGGGCAACTTAACCTCGCGAAGGTGGTCCCTGGTAAGGAGTCCTACCAGGAGATTTTGGAATACTGGACCAGACAGCTACGGGAGTCGGCCATTAATGTAAGACTTGGCGCGGAGTTCACCCGGGAAGAGATGGCTCGAAATCACCAATTTTTTCACGCTGTAGTACTTTGCTGCGGAAGCGTGCCACGTCCCGCTACATCTCACCAGCTTCCCGGAACATCTGAAAGCCGCCTCGTTGTGCCTTTCGAAAAGATTCTTAATGGTAGTGTCCGCGCGGGTCGGcgcgttgttattattgGAAATGGTGCGATTTCGCATGATGTGGCCTCGTATTTGCTCCACGACCCGCGTGTGTCACGGAGCATTCACGAGTACTGCGACGAATGGGGTGTTAACCTCGACGATGGCAGTCTTGACCCACAGGCTGCCTTCCGAGTGCCGCGTAACAACCGCGATGTGGTGTTATTTAATAAAGCGGACAAGGATGCTGATCTTTCGCGGGGGAGGGGTTGGACGCAAAAGCTGTGGATTCGAAACCACGGTGGTACTATTATCAAACATGGCCTCGTCGAAAATATCGACGGAAACGGCGTTCACATCTCTATGGTGCCACCAGACAGTCGCAAATTTTTCGTTGAGTGTGATACCATTGTTTGGGCGTATGGGATGTTGCCGAACATCTCCGTGGGAACGTGGATTTATGAATGGATGAAGGATGGTGCAAAAAAGCGAGGGGAAATGATTAGGGACTTCAGCATATACAATGCGGGGTCGTGTCGTGATAGTTACAGTGGCGAAGGACACGGAGAGCAGGACCTGCTGCAGGCCGTGCATGAGGGGTATGAAATCGGTTACAAGATTTGAAGTTAAGCGATTACATTCTTCGCGTTTTTGTGAAAAGTTGTCTAGCTGCCAACTCGctggtgcttttttttttccgccgCATCAATTCATGTTGTTAGTTATTATCCACAGTGATTACTAATAAGAGGCTATGCCTTGCTCACCTAGATACTATGCTGTCACTTCAATCTTTGCACttcgtctctctctctctctctccccctccccttcaaTCTACTGTTTTCATCTAAGCGTCACACCCAAAACTAAggcgtttctttccttgaggTTAGCTGTGTGGAATCGAGTCAAGATTTTTTCTACTGATTGTGCTCTCTCCCACACCACTGCAacggaggggaagaaaaggcgTCACCGTCttcctattttctttctttaaaaaaaaacgtggggCCCTCCGGTCAGCGAGGtatccattattattttttttcttgttctgcATTTAatcttcttttgttattttgtttgtttttttttaacatcCCATCGTTATCGCTGCTTCCTCTCCTGCTTTCCGTCTGCAATCTGCCTCTAACTCTCCGCAGATGGTCGGTAAGTGTCCACGACAACCTTTTTTCTACCGTACTCCACCACCTGGCGTAGCAGTTCGAGTTAAACAACCCACCACCTCATTCACGGACTGCAGTTGTTGTTTAGATTTGGATGCTCTTTTTCCTAACCGGCGCCCATCACCTCCACTTCCACTCACGCGCTGCGAATATCATGAGTTATTGATGGCGTTACCACCTCACCTGCATCATTCCCCATGGGACACATGCTTTGACACAGAGCAAGATGGGTTTTCTCTGCAAAATTTCTACAGGACCATGAAAGAAATTAATGATGACGGGGACGGCGGTATCGGTATATTTGTTGTTACAAAGCGTGCACCGGAATGTGGTGAACCAACACAACGGCACAGTGATGTGGAGTGTGAATCAGGGATTGGTAACGAAGCCCGATCTTGTGAAGCAAATCAGGTGGTTTTAGGTTGCTTTACACCTCAGGTGCCGTGTCTTGGACGCTCTCAGCATGCCTTCTTTGGAACGGGCGAAACATTTGTTTTCACATATGCTGATATGAACGATGTTGACGCCAGGCGTTCCCGGAACATTCGGGATGAGCTGTCATCCGCTGTGAATTTTCCAGGATGTGAGGAAGATTCGGAAGCCGGTTCTGACGCTGTGCACAAACACATGCGGGCTCGCAAGCCTACAGTTAACAGTATGTTATCGACTTACACATGGGTGGGAAAAGAGAGTAACAAGAGGTTCGTCGTTTGCGCCCGTGATTTCTTCGGTATAGGAGGAGGACGTGATGGAGCGGCAATATACATTGATGAGAACATTCTGTTTGGCACAAGCAGTATGCATTGTGCAACATTCGATTCCCCACCTCTCTGCGGGTGGACTCAGTCGTCACTTCCCCACTCCGAGTTCACGGTTATGCGAATGTTGTGGTTCAGAGTAGGGCGGGGAATGTCCATACTGACAGACGTGAAGTTACTTAAGCAGTTGCCCTGTGACTGTGGCAGGCGTTTGGAGCGGAACAGCGAAAGTTGTACCGCCAGAGTACTTCATGCGGTGGATGATGCAAGTGCTGTGAACAAGGCATCCGGTTGGCACTTCTGTGCCCAGTGACCAAAGCTATCACTTTGAGAggtgtcttttctttcgtttttgtaTATGAGGCGTCTCTGGGTACgtgacaatttttttttgttttgctttgttttgtttttattttttttttgttgccttgCGCTGCTTTATGTTACGTTtgtcctttattttatttttttttgttatttttattattattattatttaatgTCCCCCTTACTCTTGGGCTTTCGCCCGACTTGATACAGTAGTTATATTACTCCATATATAAGCAGACGAATGCGTATATCTACACATGTATATAGATATGTTATAGCACAGTACActtatttgtgtatgtgtgctgttttcttctttgttctgtttgcttttttgatgttgttgttcctgcaACCGCTTCAATTATCACTcactattattttattttgccaTAGTGAACTACAGAGGTACGTTGTAATAGTCACAACTAACCTAAAAGTAGGTGAGCGGTGGGTAACCGACGAAggttaagaaaaagaaagtgttgtgTAGAAGAAAACATAGTGCAACGGGAAGAGTTGGCGAAACGGGGAAAAGTGTAAAGGAGAATCCCAAGTAGCGTAACGGCAACAaacctcctcccctcccccgaaAAGGAAGATATCTTTACGCCAGGTtagtgcgaaaaaaaaaagggagggagtgCAAAAGGAACAATACAACCCTCTGTGTGAACacggaacaaaagaaacaagcgGACAACATTGAGCAGTACTCACATCAAAGGTACGAATTACTACGTGGGGGGAatattcaatttttttttttttacgaaaTCAACTTCAGCGGTAACAGGGTAAGAAAGGAAGTACAAACAATTTGATACGGGAGAGaggcacaaatatatatatatatatacggtAGCgtagaaaaacaacaacaacaacaactaatgTGCGGGATATTCGGTTACATTCTTCACCGCATTCCCTGCACAACCCGTGATGTCCTCAATGTGTTGCTCGACAGTTTACAGCGCATGGAATACCGCGGTTACGATAGCGCGGGTTTGTGTGTTGACGATGTGAAATCAAAAAAGCATATTGTGGTGCGCAGCGTAGGAAACATATCAAAGCTTCGGGAACGCGTTTTCAGTGGTTGTGCCGATTTGGACTTTAATGCACAGCTGGAAAATCACGAAGGAATAGCGCACACTCGTTGGGCAACACACGGACCGCCGTCTGAGGCAAACTGCCACCCACAGGCAAGTAATAATATGGAGTTCGTTGTGGTTCACAATGGCATCATCACTAACTTCATGACCATCAAGCAAATGCTGCTGGAAGAGGGATACCACTTCAGCAGTGACACGGACACGGAAGTAATTGTTGTGTTAGCTGAACATATCTTTTCGATGGATCACTCGATTAGCTTCGCTGACCTTGCCGGGAAAGTAATGGCAGAGTTGGATGGTGCCTACGCACTGTTAATTAAATCCGTCCATTTCCCTGGGGAACTTATAGCGTGTAAGGAAGCCTCGCCGCTGGTAATAGGCCTACAAAACGGTAAGAGCAATGGAACAGCAAGCGGAATCGCAAATGGGTCTGTTATGAACaagttgtttttctcctctgaCGTCGCgtcctttcttccttataCGCAGGAGGTTATTTTCCTAGAAGACGGCGATGTGGCCCATTACTCAAAAGGTGCTCTGACGCTTTACAATGATGCCACACCAGTTAGTCGCACATCACAAACTGTCGATGTGTCACCCGAGGGACTCTGCAAGGGGGCATATCCAAGTTTCATGCTGAAGGAAATATACGAGCAACCGGAAAGTGTGTCACGTTCAATGCGTGATCGGATTGATTTTAACACACGTGAGGTTACAATCAAAGAGATGAGCGATGGTGTTCGCACGACGCTGCTCAGCGCCCGCCGCCTGATGCTGGTGGCGTGCGGAACCTCATTCCACAGTTGCGTTGCTGCAAGACCGATATTTGAGGAGCTTTTACCAAATATTTCCATTACACTTGAGAATGCGCCGGACCTCCTTGACAGAGAACCGAGAATAGGGAGTGATGATGTTTGCATATTTGTCTCTCAGTCCGGTGAAACGGCGGATACCCTCATGGCTTTACAGTATTGCAAGAAGTACGAGGCAATGATTGTAGGACTAACAAACGTACCGGGCTCAAGCGTGCTGCGACTATCTGACTTCGCCCTGTTGCTCAACGCTGGTGTGGAAGTGGGCGTTGCATCCACGAAAGCATACACATCACAGGTTGTAGTTTTAACGCTGTTAGCCCTTTTTCTAAGCAAGGAAAACTGTAGTGGGAACAGTTCCCATTCACACGGTGGTAGTCAATCACCAATACAAAAGCGACGCTTAGAAATTATCGATGGGTTGGCGGCTCTTCCGGGAGCACTTTCGCACTGCCTGAAGTGTACTAATGATGTTGCCACGAAATTGGCCGAGGAGTTGTGTGATGCGAAAGCTATCCTTATTCTTGGTCGCGGCTATGATTACGCCACCGCGTTGGAGGCTGCTTTGAAGGTTAAGGAACTAACTTACATCCACACAGAGGGTATCCACTGCGGTGAACTCAAACATGGGCCTCTTGCTCTAGTGGATGAGCATTCCACAATTGTAGCTTTTTGTCCCCATGATAAATTTTTGGGGCGCAGCAAAAGTGCCATTCAACAGGTAAAAGCACGCGGTGGGCGTGTGGTGGCCATAACGACAGAACCGGATGCGGAGTTGGTTAGCGCTACTTCGCGTTGTGTGGAAGTTCCAGCCATAGTGGATTGCCTTCAGGGCATCGTGAATGTAGTGCCATTGCAGTTACTCGCCCACCACCTTGCAGTGCGACGTGGCCTAAATGTGGACTGCCCGAGGAATCTTGCGAAGAGTGTAACGGTTCAAtgaaaataatttaaaaaggGTGATGATAAATGATGAGAGGACGTGTGGGCGGAGACTGACAAACACCTATAAGTCAAGTGTCGTGGATCGACAATCTGTGGGGCAAATTATATATTACAGTGCCCGCAGGCGGAATCGCACACGAGTATGAGGTGCCGGGTGATGCTACAGTAATCGAGAAGTGAAATACAAAGTTTTTGTAGCAATCTAATGATTCTAAATGTATTAGTCGGTTTTTTACGTTCACTTTAAACGTATAGCTCAGCTACATCAAGCGGGAGGGGATGTGCTTTATATCTGTAACTGTTAAGGGTAGCTTTACTTTATGCCTTAATAACATTACATTTCTTCCATTTCAACGCCCTGCGACACACCTTCAGCGGTGCCCGTACACGTGTCTCTTCGGTGAATTACTCGATGTGCTGCGGCTCTTCACGATTTGTTGACTTCCCCCATggtcttcgttttttttgtgggggggggggggaatagcatttcctccccctttttccctcccccttccaaTGCCATTGAATATGAGCACATTTCTTTcaattatcatttttttttcttcgtgagCTCGCCGTGGgcatatttttattgttcttATATACTCCTTCCGCAACGAAACTAAAGACGagtcgttattattattgttattatgattatgatgatgatgatgattattattattattattcattTCCACCTGACTTCGTTGTCTTGCCCTCATTTTTATCTTCGTTACACGTTTGCTTCACTGATGGAAACGGAGTCGACGTTGGGAAGCatggaaatgaaaaggggaagagaggAGTCACACTAAAGCGAAGGGACCACAAGTAACATGAGCGAATAATGTGGGTTCTGTTTTGTGCACCCCGTTGTTGTGGATGCCAGTTACTCTAGTCAGTTTTGTGGATCAGCTGTCCACGCCCGAACAAACCAGCAACCGAGTAATTGTTGTGGTTGATTGAAGGTTTGCGAAGCAAATCTACCACCTTCAGTTGTGTCCTTGTGCACCGAACCTCTCGGTTTCAGTGAATGTTGTGTGGTgactgttttctttccttttctttgttcttttcgttcTTTCCGTGTCatatctcctcttttttcctcggACAGATGATGTTTATCGATTTCGAAACTTACTCACACTTGAGGCTCCTGCGACCAGGACCctctttcctgttttttctgGATGGTGGAGGATTTATGAATCATTGTGGCTGTGCAACATATCTGTTTAACACCTCTACTGCACTCATCGTCCCTCCACAATTATGTTCCGTTGTTTCCTTAATTTGCTTTTAGAAAGGTAAGCTCTGGTATTCGTTTGCTCTTCACAATATGTTGGGGAAACATATTTTCACTTGTTATGACGATGCTGCTGCTTGCTTTTGCGTTGAGCAAATCAATCACCCGTCGCAACACTGTTAAAACTAAACTGTGACGCGAGAACAAAACCACACTACCAGTACGCTGGAGCTGTTGTTTTGCATGCCTAAATGTATCTGTAAACCAAAGCTGGTGAATGCTCCGTACCTAAATGTGAAAAAGTTGGATGTGCAAGGAGGCAGCTAGCTAGCTTATCTCCTAGCGAGTCGGATCTTCTTAAtatatttcttctctttcccataATGACGTTCAATGCGAGCACTCgggcacaagaaaaaaaagaatgttcCCTACTTTCATCCCTCCCTTTATTCAATTTgtttaaaataaaagcatTGTGGTAAAATAAATTCCACAAGCGGCATAGAAAATTATTCTCATGGAAAAGCATAAGGAAGGAACTGAACGTTACAACCTCCACAAGTTTGCCAAATCACTTGTGCGCTCAGGTGACCTCAGTGCTGCTGTAAAGCTACCGCAAGGTACAGATCTGAATCATTGGCTTTCCGTACACACTGTAGATTTCTACAACATCACTAATGTTTTGTACGGCTCTCTAACAGAGTTTTGCACGAACAGCAGTTGTCCTGTCATGTCGTCAGGTCCACGCTATGAGTATTTATGGCGTGACCCGCCGGAATATCCAAAAGCAACGAAGGTGAGCGCACCGGAGTATGTGAGATTGTTGATGGAGTGGATCGAGCGGCAGATCAATGATGAACGTGTGTTTCCGTCTGAGGATCGTAATCCCTATCCACCAGATTTCGCGGATAGAGTGAAGGCGTGTTTCAAGCGACTGTTCCGCGTTTATGCACACGTTTACTATTCCCACTTTGCGAAGATTCGTGAGTTGCAGGAGGAATCTCACATCAACACCGCACTGAAACATTTTATGTATTTTGTGTGGGAATTTGATCTGATTCCTCGTGAGGAGGTGTCTCCGCTGCGTGAATTGCTGGTAAACTTAATGGGTCAGCGCGCGAAGGAAAAGTTGGAGGTTCCGTAAACAATTTGTGTGCGCGCCCTTGTGTTGGTGCCTTCTTCTAGCAGGGATGATTTCTGCTCATTTTTTAATAAATCGAAGTGCACATCCTCATTGGTTGATGGTAATGTTGGTCCTGAAtgttatttctctttattaATCAATTTTTGCAGTGACAATTGGTAGAGCAAGTGATGGGTTGATTCAAAGCCTTCACTTTCGTCCCAACTCACGCAGTTATTAATGATGGtgaaatctttttttttaatcactGACCGGAGAAGAACCACTGGGTTGCTTTACCTTTCATACACCTTCGTTTTGGTATGGTGAAGCCTGAAACTTCTGTCCGCCTTACAAAAAGGCTGTTTCCATccactttctcttttatatTGATTCGACAATTCGATTTTTATTGGATAGTGTTGTGTTGGGCTTGGACGGGTTTAATTAATAGTCCGGATGACGGTTGTTGTGACAGAATGGACATGTTTGGCTTGTGCGAGGGAGAGGTTTGTACACGCGTGTTTCACATCCTTTTTACGTAATTGTTGCAATCGTAAAGTGAATTTATTTTGTGGATGATGGGATGTACTGAGGAAGGTAAGGAGTCGTTTATAGACATGTTGTGGAAAGCTCCACGGTGTGAAGCGTTCTAAGTGGCGCTTCTTCTTAAGAGTGAACGGATTTAATGGTAAGTGTGCTCCTACTTGGTGGATAGTGTCACGTTATTTTTCGCAGAAGGGGTGCCTCTATTTGTGCAGTGCACATTGATTTATGCCCTTGATAGGAAATTTATGTATATCATTAATTGTtgattgaaaaagaaaaattagtTTGGCTCCACAGACTCTTCAGCTGTCCACGCCCGAACAAACCAGCAACCGAGTAATTGTTGTGGTTGATTGAAGGTTTGCGAAGCAAATCTACCACCTTCAGTTGTGTCCTTGTGCACCGAACCTCTCGGTTTCAGTGAATGTTGTGTGGTgactgttttctttccttttctttgttcttttcgttcTTTCCGTGTCatatctcctcttttttcctcggACAGATGATGTTTATCGATTTCGAAACTTACTCACACTTGAGGCTCCTGCGACCAGGACCctctttcctgttttttctgGATGGTGGAGGATTTATGAATCATTGTGGCTGTGCAACATATCTGTTCAACACCTCTACTGCACTCATCGTCCCTCCACAATTATGTTCCGTTGTTTCCTTAATCTGCTTTTAGAAAGGTAAGCTCTGGTATTCGTTTGCTCTTCACAATATGTTAGGGAAACATATTTTCACTTGTTATGACGATACTATAGGGAGCTGCATGTGAAGGACTGCCGTTGTGGGTCCTCGAGCGGCTGTGTGGATACAATAATCTTTCATTTCGCTTTTACAAGCACTTGCGCGCATATTTCCTTCCATCTTCTTCTTGCCATGTGCCCGTCTTTTGCGGGTGCTACGCTAACTTGTCCAAAGGTAAAGAATGTTGGCGACACAACATACCTGTTTGGGGAGGTGGTTGATCCTGGAAATTGCCGCTCGGAGAAATAACTCAGTTAATATTTATTGCGCCCTGGTACAAGTACACACCGGAGAGATGCCTGTTACCCATCTTGTCGGCATCACGCACTACTCACTCACCCCACCTTCACCAATCCGTCTATTCTAACAAGGCCTATGAAGCGTTTTAAGGCAAAGCTCTTCGACTCCGACAGAACATACAAACCTAAGAAAAAGCATAAGGAAGGAACTGAACGTTACAACCTCCACAAGTTTGCCAAATCACTTGTGCGCTCAGGTGACCTCAGTGCTGCTGTCAAGCTACCGCAAGGTGCCGATCTGAATCATTGGCTTTCCGTACACACTGTAGATTTCTACAACATCACTAATGTTTTGTACGGCTCTCTAACAGAGTTTTGCACGAACAGCAGTTGTCCTGTCATGTCGTCAGGTCCACGCTATGAGTATTTATGGCGTGACCCGCCGGAATATCCAAAAGCAACGAAGGTGAGCGCACCGGAGTATGTGAGATTGTTGATGGAGTGGATCGAGCGGCAGATCAATGATGAACGTGTGTTTCCGTCTGAGGATCGTAATCCCTATCCACCAGATTTCGCGGATAGAGTGAAGGCGTGTTTCAAGCGACTGTTCCGCGTTTATGCACACGTTTACTATTCCCACTTTGCGAAGATTCGTGAGTTGCAGGAGGAATCTCACATCAACACCGCACTGAAACATTTTATGTATTTTGTGTGGGAATTTGATCTGATTCCTCGTGAGGAGGTGTCTCCGCTGCGTGAATTGCTGGTAAACTTAATGGGTCAGCGCGCGAAGGAAAAGTTGGAGGTTCCGTAAACAATTTGTGTGCGCGCCCTTGTGTTGGTGATTTTATTTCAATCTGCAGTGCTTCTCGAGTGCGCTCCGAAGGTTGTTTACATCATCGAAGAGGGTCTCTGTGTTTTCGTTCCCTGTATTTCATGTTTATTCTGTGGTGATATAGGTTAAACATAGTGCTGGGCATTATTCTAAGAGGACGAGCTGTAGGTGACGTATATTGTAGCGGTTCCCGTGTGCTGTTTGGTGAGAAGGCAGTTCCGATACATGCATACTATATGCATACATGTATTGGACTGCTGGCCGTCGTTGACGGGATCCGTACGGGTTCCTTGTAACGATTACTTGAAGTGACTTAAATTCTCGTTAACAATTGGCGTGtgtggaggaagaggggggaacgATGATATGCAGTGAGCCCGTGGCCCGTTCCGTTTGTGTGGTGGCAGGAcctgtgcgtgtgcgtgtgtgttgtaTTCGGTGGACAGTAAAAAGATGTTTTGCAGGTGTTTAGGACGGCGTATTGCACCTCAGGCATGTTATTGTCTTCGCCGTATACTTCCCACCAACAGTGtgtcttttctccctttactttttttcttttcttgaaaaaaaaaattacaaagtGCATTTGCCGGATTGGAGCACTGCCTGCATGGCTGATCATGAAGATGTAATTCGTCCCATCCGTATAGGACCCAATGTTTTATCGACCGAGGATATTGATAGCTACGTGAAGGAGCTACTGTATAGTGCAGGGCGAAAAAGGAACGCTGGGCAAAACTCTTTTAAAGGGAATGTGCAGCAGAAATCCCTGACAGTTGAGTATATACTTGAGAAAGTTTACGGGAGATTTTTCAATCAATCGGGGCAATCTCCTTTTCCTGATGGTTTACCCTTTGCTTTGAAGCAGATTCCATCAATTGCCAGAATTGCCGAACTACAACTGAGAGTTACAGCACTAGTTCAATCTGCAGTTGCCACACGGCCCGTCGTCACTCTTCATGAATTAGAGTTGGAGGTTTGCAGTGCTGAAGGTGTTTCAATTTTCGCGGAACTTGGTTTAGGTGATTCACTGACCGCGTTGCCGTTTGTGCAGCACGCGTTCAATCTGCGGAGCTCAACAGGAGTTGTGGCCCCTATTACCAGCGACGATTTTTtacaatttttgttgtttcatgctGACGCTGAAATAATGTTGACAAGCGGTGGGGACGCGGGGGATGCTGTACGTGCCTTTGCACAGTTTTACAAAAATGGCTACTACACCCCTCTGCAGCTGGGGATACATATTCAACACTTTTCTTGGCTGCTTCGCCTGCTGCGCCAAGAGACTGGAAGAACGTCGGCTTTTATTTCGCAAATTGTTGCAGAGAACATAAGGGCAGCTGATGGGCGTGCACTGCTTTACACGCGGGTCGTGGAGGCCCTGCATGGTTCCATGATACTGCGTGAGAAGGAAACTTCCGTATCGCACAAACTGTTCGTCCCATTTTCTGTGCGGGCACCGATGCCGGAAGCAGAGTCGATGGGAGTTCCGTTGGCGTTGTGGAATAAATCGGGTGAGGGACCGGCGGGTGGTGTTTGTCTATACGGTGTTCTGCAAACTGATCCGATTTCAGCGCAACCCGCCGTCCCCGTGATAGTGACAAACGCGGGCACAGAGCCGGAACGGTCAGCGCCACACGAGAGTAGTGCACCTCCCAGTAACGCGGTACCAAGTGCTTTTCACGGGGATTCAAGTAGAAttacaaacaacaacgatgTTGGAACTGGTCTTGCCTGTTCATCTGCCTTTGCTTACGCTAGAAAGCGGCAACGTCGTGTGGTGGCGGATGACTCTACAACGATTGTGGAAACACCATCTTTTCCCAAAATGCGGGTTCCTCTTGAGCCTCCACCTTTTGATGTCACAGCCTCTAAAGCGTCAACGGTCTCTCTTCCTACGCTGAGTCTCCAGGATGCAATGTCCGTTTTACGTTGCCTCGTTGTGATGCAGTCGGCGCATCATTTTTCGTACGTCCCAACGGTGCATGATTTTACTGTTTTCAAATCTGCCTCTAATGAAGTtgtccccctttttctgAACGGGAGCACATCTGGGATATCGAGTGTTAACAGCGAAGCATCAAACAGCGGCACGTTCCACGTCAGTTTGGAGAAGCTTCTTACACTTCTGGGGCGAACTGGCGCCCCCAACAAGCTGTATGACCTCTACCGCTCTTTTAAAAAcactctttatttttacaaCACTAATGACCGTGAGAGTAGCCGCGGTGTCGGTAACGATTGTGGAGAAAACGGGTCGCCAGCTTCACTGATGCTTCAGTGTGTTGAGCTTGGAATGAGCGACTTGCTTTTCGTACCAGTTGTGGGAACTGATTCTCTACTCCCACTTGCAGCCGCAAGGTCCGCCCTCAGTGGCCGTGTTCTGCTGTCAGGGTACCGTTTGGGGGCGGATTTGCTTGACTTTCATCCCCTCCATATTATACTGAGTCCCGTTTTCGATAATGGGGGAACCACGTATACGTTTGCTGGAGACACAAAAAACCGTGGTAAtaggaggggaaataaaaccGCTATTGTTATCGTTGACTCCCTTTGTTTATTCGGTTGTAAAAGCTTCCCCCATTCCGGTCACCTCCCTGAACCgtgtgaaaagggggagcaCGAGGTCCAGCAGTTAGCCCGTAAAACTCTGGAAGATTGTGGTGTGATTACACGTGTTCCTGAAGAATGGTTCGAAAACGACTTTCTGGCGGAGATGTTAAAGCGCCAGGTAGAGGATCACCACAACCAAGTATGCACAAGTACAATGGAGGACCTACACATGGCGCTGAGGATGCTAACGTTGTACTGGTGGTTGATGGGGTTGTGTTTTTCGAAAACGGAAAGACATTTGGAGAAAGTGACGGGACTCTTAAACTCTTTGAATGACACTCGCTGGATCCCATATATTACTCCagggaaggaaagcaatCGCAATATGTTGCGAGAAGATGCTGTTCGTTGGTGCACGCCTCGTGAGCTGTTCCCTTCAATTCAGTGCTTTATTGCTAGTGCGGCCTCGGAGTTATTGAATTTTGCCCCGCGCACATGTGTAGATCTTATCGAGCTCTGGAAACAGTATGCAATGAACTACTATGGCGCAGAAACTACGGCGCGGGCAGTGCGGGAAGGTCAGTTTGCACTTGAGTTTTTGAACAGATGGGTGCCTATCGTGAGGAATCTTGTAGGGACGTCACCGTCACTCTGTAATGAATTACGAGCCGCACTTTTTGGGATGCCGCGGTCGTGGAATGCAGAAGTGGCACTGAGAGTTCTCCGCTCGCTGCGCATCGGCATGCACGTTTCGGTCGGGGGGATCCGTCACTTGGTGCACTGTATTGCTTCTGACGTCGGAAGCCGCCGTGAAGTCGCCCTTCGCAGCCTTAAAAAAGAGCCgttgcttcctcttccaccGCCGCACAGTGCAATCGCATCCAACGAGCCATTCATTATAGGGGAATTGGCTACATGCGACACTGTGCATTGGTTTTCACTGACT
This portion of the Trypanosoma brucei brucei TREU927 chromosome 7, complete sequence genome encodes:
- a CDS encoding cell cycle associated protein MOB1, putative (identical to GP:15983733 cell cycle associated protein Mob1-1 {Trypanosoma brucei}), producing the protein MEKHKEGTERYNLHKFAKSLVRSGDLSAAVKLPQGTDLNHWLSVHTVDFYNITNVLYGSLTEFCTNSSCPVMSSGPRYEYLWRDPPEYPKATKVSAPEYVRLLMEWIERQINDERVFPSEDRNPYPPDFADRVKACFKRLFRVYAHVYYSHFAKIRELQEESHINTALKHFMYFVWEFDLIPREEVSPLRELLVNLMGQRAKEKLEVP
- a CDS encoding glucosamine-fructose-6-phosphate aminotransferase, putative; translation: MCGIFGYILHRIPCTTRDVLNVLLDSLQRMEYRGYDSAGLCVDDVKSKKHIVVRSVGNISKLRERVFSGCADLDFNAQLENHEGIAHTRWATHGPPSEANCHPQASNNMEFVVVHNGIITNFMTIKQMLLEEGYHFSSDTDTEVIVVLAEHIFSMDHSISFADLAGKVMAELDGAYALLIKSVHFPGELIACKEASPLVIGLQNGKSNGTASGIANGSVMNKLFFSSDVASFLPYTQEVIFLEDGDVAHYSKGALTLYNDATPVSRTSQTVDVSPEGLCKGAYPSFMLKEIYEQPESVSRSMRDRIDFNTREVTIKEMSDGVRTTLLSARRLMLVACGTSFHSCVAARPIFEELLPNISITLENAPDLLDREPRIGSDDVCIFVSQSGETADTLMALQYCKKYEAMIVGLTNVPGSSVLRLSDFALLLNAGVEVGVASTKAYTSQVVVLTLLALFLSKENCSGNSSHSHGGSQSPIQKRRLEIIDGLAALPGALSHCLKCTNDVATKLAEELCDAKAILILGRGYDYATALEAALKVKELTYIHTEGIHCGELKHGPLALVDEHSTIVAFCPHDKFLGRSKSAIQQVKARGGRVVAITTEPDAELVSATSRCVEVPAIVDCLQGIVNVVPLQLLAHHLAVRRGLNVDCPRNLAKSVTVQ
- a CDS encoding cell cycle associated protein MOB1, putative (similar to GP:15983735: cell cycle associated protein Mob1-2 {Trypanosoma brucei}), encoding MKRFKAKLFDSDRTYKPKKKHKEGTERYNLHKFAKSLVRSGDLSAAVKLPQGADLNHWLSVHTVDFYNITNVLYGSLTEFCTNSSCPVMSSGPRYEYLWRDPPEYPKATKVSAPEYVRLLMEWIERQINDERVFPSEDRNPYPPDFADRVKACFKRLFRVYAHVYYSHFAKIRELQEESHINTALKHFMYFVWEFDLIPREEVSPLRELLVNLMGQRAKEKLEVP